A region of the Bacteroidota bacterium genome:
AACGGTCGGCAAAGAAGGAGTCGTCATGTTAGCAACTTCGTCTGTTGACAAATGCGCGAGCCTTGCGTCGTTCATAACTATGATGAGATTAATGGGAATGATGAGGCGGACCCAAGGTGAGACCCGCCTCGTGGTTTGCGTGCTTACTTTGCTGATTTCTGCATTGCGGCCTGCTGTGCCGCTGTCCACGGCGGCACGACGTTGTTCATGCGCGCATAGGCAATGGATTGACCGAGATGCTCATGCAAATGGGAGAGCAAGACCATGAGCATCGACCGCGCCGATAACTTCTGACCGAAGAACTCCACTTGCTTCTCGAGATCCTCATCAGACATTTCCTTGATGGCATTCTTCGTGAAAGTAAAGGACGACGTCATCCGGTCGGCAATTTCTTTTTTGTTTGTCGTTGACTTTTCCCAGGCAGGAGCGGAA
Encoded here:
- a CDS encoding DinB family protein — translated: MKRSIILACVLFFAGSSFADEPKGFRADLLGQISHVEKQILDLENAIPDKKMTWRPAKDVRSVSEVYMHVALANYFLLSFLGVAPPEGITLGNTDSAPAWEKSTTNKKEIADRMTSSFTFTKNAIKEMSDEDLEKQVEFFGQKLSARSMLMVLLSHLHEHLGQSIAYARMNNVVPPWTAAQQAAMQKSAK